From Candidatus Neomarinimicrobiota bacterium:
CCTGTAATACCACCAATAATGTGATAAAAGGCTGTCAAGTTGCAGTACATACCTGGCATATGTCTTCCCCCAATCTTGGTCATGGTCCCTACAGACTCAGACCCTGGCTTGATGTTTCATACGATTTATTGGGTTACAACTATATTTACAGCAATGAAGTCAATTTCCATAATCAGGGAAGTACCATTTACGCCATAGGCAACAACTGGTCTGGTTCAGAATGTTCTTATGAAGACCCTTGGTCCTTGAATGGGAATGATACACTTGAAAATATATTCTGGGAACCGGTCTTAGCTGATCTTGTGCCCGGTCTTACAATATCGCCTGTGGAATTGTATGGACAAGCCTTAAACCTTGAAGTTAGAGGTGCTTTTGAAGCAGCACTCGATCTTTATACTCAAGTTGTGATTGCAGTCCCGAATGAAAAACCGGGTGACCTTGCACTCTACGGAATGGCTCGGTGTTACAAGGCACTGAATCAAGAAGACGCCATGATACTGGCTCTTGTTTCTATTTCAGAGCAATTTGAAGGAACCGGTGTCCATAAACACGCTCACTCACTCTTATCATCTCATAAGATCAAAGACGGTGAACTACCAATGCTTTTAGAAGCAGAAGGTCACATTCATACCATTCGCACTGAGTACCCGAATCATGAGATGGAGCCCAAACTCTTGTATGAAGAATTTTTGATTGCAAATAAACGCGGCGATGGTCCTTTAGGCAGAACCACTGCAGGCAGCCATGTACAGTTAAGTACAAAAGAGGTGTACCATAAGCTAAAAGAAAACTATCCCGACTCACCGTTTACCTTTCTGGCTGGTTTAGAGTCAGCAAGCAGTAAAAAGACAAAAACCACCGCAGCCGTTCCAACATCATTTACCCTGTATCCCGCCTACCCGAACCCCTTTAATCCAACAACCACCATTCGGTTTAATATTGGCGTAGGGGACGCATTATTGCTTCACCCTACATTGACAATATATGACATCACCGGAAGGTTGGTGGAAACACTGCTCAACGAACCGCTGACACCCGGAACACACGAAATAACATGGAACGCAGAATCGTCATCCACCGGTGTTTACTTTATCGTTCTCACATCAGGAAATGAACGGCAGGTGCAAAAAATTGTGCTGATGAAATAATGAAAATCAGGTAATAATCAAATTCGCTTTGAATGAAAACTGCTCGTAACTTTCGAGCAGTTTTTATTTACCTAACGATTCATGACAACACGAACACACACCTGCGGCGAACTTAATTCAAACGACATAAATGCATCCGTTATCTTAAACGGATGGGTGAATTCTGTCCGCCTCCACGGACAGGTAATTTTTGTTGATTTGCGAGACCGTTACGGTAAAACCCAGATCGTATTTAATTCCGAAGATTATTCCGGTGATTTTGAGGTGGCGAAAAAACTTTCTATGGAAGATGTGCTGAGTATTTCCGGAACAGTGAAAGCGAGAGACACCGGTGCGGTTAATCCTGATTTGTCAACGGGCGAGATTGAAGTAATCGTTTCCGAAATGGAAATGTTGAACGAAGCGGCACCGCTTCCATTTTTGGTTACCGACCGATCAAGTGCCGAAGAAGATTTACGCCTGAAATACCGGTACCTTGAACTCAGGACGGATGAACTTCAGGAAAACTTGAAAATCCGCCACGAGGCCTATCAGGCGGTTCGGACATATTTGTCCGACAAGAATTTTATGGAAGTAGAAACACCGGTATTGATGAAATCCACGCCCGAAGGCGCGCGGGATTATTTGGTTCCGAGCAGAATCCACGAAGGCAAATTTTACGCACTTCCACAATCGCCTCAAATTTATAAGCAAATTCTAATGATTGGCGGGTTTGACCGCTATTTCCAGATCGTAAAATGTTTCCGCGATGAAGACTTAAGGGCAGACCGCCAACCGGAATTCACGCAAATTGATATCGAAATGTCATTTGTGGAAGAAGATGATATTTTATCTGCAATGGAAAACCTTACGCAGCATGTGTTTAAGTCGGTCAAGGGAATTGAGCTTCCAACCCCTTTCCCAAGATTAACGTATGATGAGTCGCTAAACAGATTTGGTTCTGATAAACCAGACACGCGCTTTGGCATGGAATTAATAGATATGAAATCCATCACGGATGCGTCTGAATTCAATGCATTCAAATCAGCCGAAATGGTA
This genomic window contains:
- the aspS gene encoding aspartate--tRNA ligase; this translates as MTTRTHTCGELNSNDINASVILNGWVNSVRLHGQVIFVDLRDRYGKTQIVFNSEDYSGDFEVAKKLSMEDVLSISGTVKARDTGAVNPDLSTGEIEVIVSEMEMLNEAAPLPFLVTDRSSAEEDLRLKYRYLELRTDELQENLKIRHEAYQAVRTYLSDKNFMEVETPVLMKSTPEGARDYLVPSRIHEGKFYALPQSPQIYKQILMIGGFDRYFQIVKCFRDEDLRADRQPEFTQIDIEMSFVEEDDILSAMENLTQHVFKSVKGIELPTPFPRLTYDESLNRFGSDKPDTRFGMELIDMKSITDASEFNAFKSAEMVKGIAVMGGAKYSRKNIETFTEFVKNYKAKGLAWMKVETETLTGGISKFFSEGLQKELIKSAELKDGDILFLIGDSAKVTLSALGALRTEIGKQETLADESEFKPVWITEFPMFEKEGNRYSALHHPFTAPQEEDIEKLDSDPASASSRAYDLTINGYEIAGGSIRNHQPKVQEKIFELLGMDESEAKDRFGFLVEALKYGTPPHGGIAFGFDRLVMLLAGTANIRDVIAFPKTTSAASLMDEAPSSVSKEQLDELHIQSKPSKK
- a CDS encoding T9SS type A sorting domain-containing protein — encoded protein: MSSPNLGHGPYRLRPWLDVSYDLLGYNYIYSNEVNFHNQGSTIYAIGNNWSGSECSYEDPWSLNGNDTLENIFWEPVLADLVPGLTISPVELYGQALNLEVRGAFEAALDLYTQVVIAVPNEKPGDLALYGMARCYKALNQEDAMILALVSISEQFEGTGVHKHAHSLLSSHKIKDGELPMLLEAEGHIHTIRTEYPNHEMEPKLLYEEFLIANKRGDGPLGRTTAGSHVQLSTKEVYHKLKENYPDSPFTFLAGLESASSKKTKTTAAVPTSFTLYPAYPNPFNPTTTIRFNIGVGDALLLHPTLTIYDITGRLVETLLNEPLTPGTHEITWNAESSSTGVYFIVLTSGNERQVQKIVLMK